One genomic region from Pseudoduganella lutea encodes:
- a CDS encoding AAA family ATPase — translation MYLRRLAVENIRSISKLSLEFEKGAEAGWHVILGLNGSGKSSLVRAFALLMMGEKEVYATRQEFRAWISEKKNKATIDGSISMDGIFDDLTGSGPPPKKTITLQVAMERENLSNPVELKFSGQGFQRTIWGNGAGWFSASFGPYRRFSGGDNKYDRLFVTNKRLAPHLTALGEDVALTDAMTWLSNLFTKALIEEKRSANSGADELYNLILAFLNSTGFLPHKSKIHMVHSEAVLVQDGNGNSVPLDQLSDGYRSALSLVIELIRQMYEIYGHEKFLSALKGDPGIIKVPGVVMIDEIDVHLHPTWQKEIGHWLTRCFPNIQFIVTTHSPIICRAVASENGEFRGSIWKLPTQGTDEEFKRVDDLEMSQLIYGNLLDAYSTELFGKHVIRSNMGEKKLERLAELNMKALEDDLSLAEEEERQLLRATFPAKAGFFKKT, via the coding sequence ATGTATTTGCGTCGATTAGCTGTCGAGAACATTCGCTCTATATCTAAGTTATCTTTAGAATTCGAAAAAGGAGCTGAGGCAGGTTGGCACGTTATTCTTGGCCTAAATGGCTCTGGTAAATCTTCACTTGTGCGGGCATTTGCATTGCTCATGATGGGCGAAAAGGAGGTCTACGCCACTCGTCAGGAATTTAGAGCATGGATTAGCGAAAAGAAGAACAAAGCGACCATTGATGGATCTATTTCAATGGATGGGATTTTTGACGATCTCACTGGTAGCGGCCCGCCACCAAAGAAAACGATTACACTCCAGGTTGCAATGGAGAGAGAGAATCTATCTAACCCTGTAGAGCTAAAATTCTCGGGTCAAGGATTTCAAAGAACAATTTGGGGAAATGGAGCAGGCTGGTTTTCTGCCTCATTTGGTCCATATCGCCGATTTTCCGGTGGAGATAATAAATATGACAGGCTATTTGTGACGAATAAGCGGTTAGCTCCTCATCTAACAGCCTTGGGTGAAGATGTTGCGTTAACGGATGCTATGACATGGCTTAGTAACTTATTCACAAAAGCGCTTATTGAAGAAAAACGGTCCGCTAACTCGGGAGCCGATGAGCTATACAATCTGATTTTGGCCTTTCTGAATAGTACTGGATTCTTACCTCATAAATCTAAAATCCATATGGTCCATTCGGAAGCGGTCTTGGTTCAAGATGGAAATGGAAATTCTGTGCCTCTTGATCAGTTGAGTGATGGATATCGTTCCGCACTAAGTCTGGTGATCGAGCTAATAAGGCAAATGTATGAAATTTATGGTCACGAAAAGTTTTTGAGTGCGTTGAAAGGTGACCCGGGAATAATAAAAGTACCTGGGGTTGTGATGATTGATGAAATAGACGTTCATTTGCATCCAACGTGGCAAAAAGAAATTGGTCATTGGCTAACTCGCTGTTTCCCCAATATTCAATTTATTGTAACCACACATTCTCCAATTATTTGTAGAGCTGTTGCATCAGAGAACGGTGAATTTCGCGGTAGTATTTGGAAGCTACCTACGCAAGGTACAGATGAGGAATTCAAGAGGGTTGATGATCTCGAGATGAGCCAGCTGATCTATGGAAACCTTCTCGATGCCTATTCGACCGAATTGTTTGGAAAACACGTTATTCGCTCGAACATGGGTGAGAAAAAATTGGAACGTCTTGCTGAACTCAATATGAAAGCCCTGGAGGATGATCTTTCGCTAGCCGAAGAGGAAGAACGCCAACTATTGCGTGCAACTTTCCCTGCAAAGGCAGGTTTTTTTAAGAAAACTTGA
- a CDS encoding Y-family DNA polymerase — protein sequence MRLWIGLHLPRLPLEVFCPSWSADICSAVLDHEAVLAVSDDARRAGILPGMRRGGALMMAPEAQLHDRAPGREAEALHAVAMALLQFTPQVAEGEEATLLMDVGASLRLFGGIRRLCALVRASLRTLGFTAVLGVAPTARGAWLLARGGGGRAVKLDKMAVRLHRLPASLLPPARPYLTWLEGIGCLSVGDVARLPRPGLQRRCGRALLDVLDAALGHTAEMFHWIEAPTTFQAKLELFGRIENTDLLLAGACRLLQQMTGWLSARQLAVERIVLMLEHERGRVARPPTPVEVMLAEAVWRDDHLVRLLKERLAKLTLEAPVIGLVLEAPHVKPMAPLSDCLFPEPGGSSEDRQRLFELLVARLGEDNVLQAAPKADYRPEHANAWVPVQQKLRAADIAACLPPGGLPRPAWLLPKPIALLVRDHRPFYCSPLRMVSAAERIEAGWWSDVQTRDYFIAQGEDNTHYWVYRERLPEEDAEPRWYLHGLFG from the coding sequence ATGCGCCTCTGGATCGGCCTGCACCTGCCCCGGCTCCCGCTCGAAGTGTTCTGCCCGAGCTGGTCGGCTGACATCTGCAGCGCGGTACTGGACCATGAAGCGGTGCTGGCCGTCTCGGATGACGCGCGCCGCGCCGGCATCCTGCCGGGCATGCGCCGCGGCGGTGCGCTGATGATGGCGCCGGAAGCGCAGTTGCACGACCGCGCGCCCGGGCGCGAAGCGGAAGCGCTGCATGCGGTGGCGATGGCGCTGCTGCAATTCACGCCGCAAGTGGCCGAGGGCGAGGAAGCCACGCTGCTGATGGACGTGGGCGCCAGCCTGCGCCTGTTCGGCGGCATCCGCCGCCTGTGCGCGCTGGTGCGGGCAAGCCTGCGCACGCTGGGCTTCACGGCGGTGCTGGGCGTGGCGCCCACGGCGCGCGGCGCCTGGCTGCTGGCACGCGGCGGGGGCGGGCGAGCCGTCAAGCTCGACAAGATGGCGGTGCGGCTGCACCGCCTGCCGGCCAGCCTGCTGCCGCCGGCGCGGCCCTACCTGACCTGGCTGGAAGGCATTGGCTGCCTGTCGGTGGGCGACGTGGCGCGCCTGCCGCGCCCGGGCCTGCAGCGGCGCTGCGGCCGTGCGCTGCTGGACGTGCTCGATGCGGCCCTGGGCCACACGGCGGAAATGTTCCACTGGATCGAGGCGCCAACCACCTTCCAGGCAAAGCTGGAACTGTTCGGCCGTATCGAGAACACGGATCTGCTGCTGGCCGGCGCCTGCCGCCTGCTGCAGCAGATGACGGGCTGGCTGAGCGCCCGCCAGCTCGCCGTCGAGCGCATCGTGCTGATGCTGGAGCACGAACGGGGCAGGGTGGCGCGGCCGCCCACCCCGGTCGAGGTCATGCTGGCCGAGGCGGTCTGGCGCGACGATCACCTGGTGCGCCTGCTGAAGGAGCGGCTCGCCAAGCTTACGCTGGAAGCGCCCGTGATCGGCCTCGTGCTGGAAGCCCCCCATGTCAAACCGATGGCGCCGTTATCGGATTGCCTGTTCCCCGAACCGGGCGGCAGCAGCGAGGACCGCCAGCGCCTGTTCGAACTGCTCGTGGCGCGGCTGGGGGAGGACAACGTGCTGCAGGCGGCACCGAAAGCCGATTACCGGCCCGAACATGCAAATGCGTGGGTGCCCGTGCAGCAGAAACTGCGCGCCGCCGATATCGCCGCCTGCCTGCCGCCCGGCGGCTTGCCGCGACCGGCGTGGCTGCTGCCGAAACCGATCGCGCTGCTGGTGCGCGATCATCGGCCTTTTTATTGTTCGCCTTTACGCATGGTGTCGGCTGCCGAACGTATCGAGGCGGGGTGGTGGAGCGATGTGCAGACGCGCGATTATTTCATTGCGCAGGGCGAGGACAACACGCATTACTGGGTGTATCGGGAGCGGCTGCCGGAGGAGGATGCGGAGCCGCGGTGGTATCTGCATGGGTTGTTCGGGTGA
- a CDS encoding immunity protein Imm33 domain-containing protein, which yields MPEKIQLSPAKAKCLPRSDQLVVISDGVYEGDAVEGVRYPSPEHMSGWWLTTDRYDGDIKSLKTVHFYHIAQFRPDLNDFLGLAFGYRFFSGDGRTWFDQKVADSEP from the coding sequence ATGCCTGAGAAAATCCAACTGAGCCCTGCGAAAGCCAAATGCCTACCCAGATCAGACCAATTGGTAGTGATTTCGGACGGGGTCTACGAGGGCGATGCCGTCGAGGGCGTGCGGTATCCATCTCCTGAGCACATGTCGGGATGGTGGCTGACGACTGACCGATATGACGGCGACATCAAGTCATTGAAAACCGTCCATTTTTACCATATTGCTCAGTTTCGACCAGACCTGAATGACTTCCTCGGTCTGGCATTCGGCTACCGGTTTTTTTCCGGCGACGGCCGAACCTGGTTTGATCAGAAAGTAGCGGACTCCGAACCGTGA
- a CDS encoding PEP-CTERM sorting domain-containing protein (PEP-CTERM proteins occur, often in large numbers, in the proteomes of bacteria that also encode an exosortase, a predicted intramembrane cysteine proteinase. The presence of a PEP-CTERM domain at a protein's C-terminus predicts cleavage within the sorting domain, followed by covalent anchoring to some some component of the (usually Gram-negative) cell surface. Many PEP-CTERM proteins exhibit an unusual sequence composition that includes large numbers of potential glycosylation sites. Expression of one such protein has been shown restore the ability of a bacterium to form floc, a type of biofilm.), translated as MKKTLTILLLATLQATATAAGSTVTFSNGEEGWYGLQPMDGNGGSAIDPSLGNGAPALRTQMENFGVAWSTRSNTDFVRDYTQMGSVTFGIDVSAQSVYFFNREVTRDLVLELRDYDNMTNGLPYTSVWVKVGTLDASKPGWQQLSVTIDDTSATTLPAGWGGYGAEDSTGMPYLPSDRTFASVLAGVDEVAFTTYVPGMVFGYTYFDVAVDNISISAVPEPEQGVMLLTGLAGIAALARRRRR; from the coding sequence ATGAAGAAGACTTTGACGATATTGTTGCTGGCCACGCTCCAGGCCACCGCCACTGCCGCCGGCAGCACAGTGACTTTCTCGAACGGCGAGGAAGGCTGGTACGGCCTGCAACCGATGGACGGCAATGGCGGTTCCGCCATCGATCCGTCGCTCGGCAATGGCGCACCGGCACTGCGCACCCAGATGGAGAATTTCGGCGTGGCCTGGTCCACCCGCAGCAACACGGACTTCGTGCGCGACTATACGCAGATGGGCAGCGTGACCTTCGGCATCGACGTCTCGGCACAGAGCGTCTACTTCTTCAACCGCGAAGTCACGCGCGACCTGGTGCTGGAACTGCGCGACTACGACAACATGACCAACGGCCTGCCCTACACGAGCGTCTGGGTCAAGGTCGGCACGCTCGATGCCAGCAAGCCCGGCTGGCAGCAACTGTCGGTCACCATCGATGACACGTCGGCCACGACGCTGCCGGCCGGCTGGGGCGGCTATGGCGCGGAAGACAGCACCGGCATGCCCTACCTGCCATCGGACCGCACCTTCGCCAGCGTGCTGGCCGGTGTCGACGAAGTGGCGTTCACCACCTATGTGCCGGGCATGGTGTTCGGCTATACCTATTTCGACGTTGCCGTCGACAATATCTCGATCAGCGCGGTACCGGAACCGGAACAGGGCGTGATGCTGCTGACCGGGCTGGCCGGCATCGCCGCCCTCGCCCGCCGCCGGCGCCGTTGA
- a CDS encoding alpha/beta hydrolase family protein: protein MRAQRLDFPGANGNNLAARLDAPDGPARAYALFAHCFTCGKDVFAASRIAQALTEHGIAVLRFDFTGLGASEGEFANTNFSSNVEDLLAAAGYLRTQFAAPRLLIGHSLGGAATLAVAGMVPEAQAVVTIAAPSDPSHVTHLFRDHIDTITAEGEAEVQLAGRPFRIRKQFLDDVAEHRLKEKIGALRKALLVMHAPGDTTVGIENAMNIFVAAKHPKSYISLDTADHLLTKRDDAVYVANLIAAWSERYLRD from the coding sequence ATGCGGGCACAACGACTCGACTTCCCGGGCGCCAACGGCAATAACCTGGCCGCGCGCCTCGACGCGCCGGACGGCCCGGCCCGTGCCTATGCGCTGTTCGCCCACTGCTTCACGTGCGGCAAGGATGTGTTCGCAGCGAGCCGCATTGCCCAGGCACTGACCGAGCACGGCATCGCCGTGCTGCGCTTCGACTTCACGGGACTGGGCGCCAGCGAGGGGGAATTCGCCAACACCAATTTTTCGTCGAACGTGGAAGACCTGCTGGCCGCCGCCGGTTACCTGCGCACGCAGTTCGCGGCGCCGCGGCTGCTGATCGGCCACAGCCTGGGGGGCGCGGCCACGCTGGCCGTGGCCGGCATGGTGCCGGAAGCGCAAGCCGTGGTGACGATCGCCGCGCCCAGCGACCCGTCGCACGTGACGCACCTGTTCCGCGACCACATCGACACGATCACCGCGGAAGGCGAGGCCGAGGTGCAACTGGCCGGGCGGCCGTTCCGCATCCGCAAGCAGTTCCTCGACGACGTGGCCGAGCACAGGCTGAAGGAAAAGATCGGCGCGCTGAGGAAGGCGCTGCTGGTGATGCATGCGCCCGGCGACACGACTGTCGGCATCGAGAACGCGATGAACATCTTCGTCGCGGCGAAGCATCCGAAAAGCTATATTTCGCTCGACACGGCCGACCACCTGCTCACAAAACGTGACGATGCGGTCTACGTGGCCAACCTGATCGCCGCGTGGAGCGAACGCTATCTGAGGGATTGA
- a CDS encoding glutathione S-transferase family protein — protein sequence MITLHTWTTPNGRKPLILLEELGVPYETVPVDIGNGKQFEPEFLKIAPNNKIPAMVDDNADDEADGGPLSLFESGAILTYLADRHGKFLAPSGAARWQATQWLHWQIGGLGPMLGQLGFFSKQDDAFALERFIKEADRLLAVLDTQLAASQYVAGDEYTIADIACYPWIMAASERLQEPLAGALGKPNLQRWLGLVGARPAVQAGMKWKPRGA from the coding sequence ATGATCACACTGCATACCTGGACTACCCCGAATGGCCGCAAGCCCCTCATCCTGCTGGAAGAACTGGGCGTGCCCTATGAAACCGTGCCTGTCGATATCGGCAATGGCAAGCAGTTCGAGCCCGAGTTCCTGAAGATCGCGCCGAACAACAAGATTCCCGCGATGGTTGACGACAATGCGGACGATGAAGCCGATGGCGGCCCGCTGTCGCTGTTCGAAAGCGGCGCGATCCTCACGTACCTGGCGGACAGGCACGGCAAGTTCCTGGCCCCGTCCGGCGCGGCGCGCTGGCAGGCGACGCAGTGGCTGCACTGGCAGATCGGCGGCCTGGGCCCGATGCTGGGCCAGCTGGGTTTCTTTTCGAAGCAGGACGACGCGTTCGCACTGGAGCGCTTCATCAAGGAGGCGGATCGGCTGCTGGCCGTGCTCGACACGCAACTGGCTGCATCGCAGTATGTCGCCGGCGACGAGTACACGATCGCCGACATCGCCTGCTACCCGTGGATCATGGCGGCCAGCGAACGGCTGCAGGAACCGCTGGCCGGCGCGCTGGGCAAGCCGAACCTGCAGCGCTGGCTCGGGCTGGTCGGTGCGCGGCCGGCCGTGCAGGCGGGCATGAAGTGGAAGCCGCGCGGCGCCTGA
- a CDS encoding M61 family metallopeptidase, with protein sequence MTLPLPLRAAILPALFAFAVFANSASATPLPPSVDQPYPGTIQMKIDASDTARNIFRIQQSIPVKPGKLTLLYPQWVTAQHGPTGALHQLAGLKVSANGKPVAWKRDPLNVFAFQVDVPQGAKTLDVEYQHLSPNETGQGRIAMTPDILGIQWQSMTMYPAGYHVRRIPIQATLTLPAGWQYGTALETASRQGDEVKFKATDLETFIDSPLFAGRYYKQIDLDPGAKLPVRLNIVADTPEALEAKPEQIAPHREMVKQAYKLFDSQHYAHYDFLFALSDEFGGVGREHHQSSENGVKANYFTEWNKTEAVRTLLPHEFTHSWNGKFRRPKGQDVPNFNTPLDNNLLWVYEGQTQYWGQVLTARSGLAQQASVRDMIANMAATYSNVQGRSWRPVVDTTNDPIISQRRPQVWPNWQRSEDYYSEGALIWLDVDTKIRELSGDKRSLDDFARVFFGVDNGVIQAKHYTFDDVVKALNGVQAFDWAPFLKKRVEETGPAPLDGLARAGWKLVYADKPTDFLKGVEDVSKTANFQYSLGFSVGSDGKIVAIVWDGPGFKAGLSGNTTLVAVNGRAYKPELLRAAVTAATKDSKPIDLLVKRGNDYRTVSLDYHGGLKYPRLERIEGTPDRLQAILQPRK encoded by the coding sequence ATGACCCTGCCATTGCCCCTGCGCGCAGCGATCCTGCCAGCGCTTTTCGCTTTCGCCGTCTTTGCAAATTCCGCCAGCGCTACCCCGCTGCCACCCTCGGTGGACCAGCCCTACCCGGGCACGATCCAGATGAAGATCGATGCCTCCGATACCGCCCGCAATATCTTCCGCATCCAGCAGTCGATCCCCGTGAAACCGGGCAAGCTGACCTTGCTGTATCCGCAATGGGTCACGGCACAGCACGGCCCCACGGGCGCGCTGCACCAGCTCGCCGGCCTGAAGGTATCGGCAAACGGCAAGCCGGTGGCGTGGAAACGCGATCCGCTGAACGTGTTCGCATTCCAGGTGGACGTGCCGCAGGGTGCGAAGACGCTCGATGTGGAATACCAGCACCTGTCGCCGAATGAAACCGGCCAGGGCCGCATCGCGATGACGCCGGATATCCTCGGCATCCAGTGGCAATCGATGACGATGTATCCGGCCGGCTATCACGTGCGCCGCATCCCGATCCAGGCCACGCTGACCCTGCCGGCCGGCTGGCAATACGGCACGGCGCTGGAAACGGCATCGCGCCAGGGCGACGAGGTGAAGTTCAAGGCCACGGACCTGGAAACCTTCATCGATTCGCCGCTGTTCGCCGGGCGCTACTACAAGCAGATCGACCTGGACCCGGGCGCGAAGCTGCCGGTGCGCCTGAACATCGTGGCCGACACGCCGGAAGCGCTGGAAGCAAAGCCCGAGCAGATCGCCCCGCACCGCGAGATGGTCAAGCAGGCCTATAAGCTGTTCGATTCGCAGCACTACGCGCACTACGATTTCCTGTTCGCGTTGTCGGACGAATTCGGCGGCGTGGGGCGCGAGCACCACCAGTCCAGCGAGAACGGCGTGAAGGCCAACTACTTCACCGAGTGGAACAAGACGGAAGCCGTGCGCACGCTGCTGCCGCATGAATTCACGCACTCGTGGAACGGCAAGTTCCGCCGCCCGAAAGGCCAGGACGTACCGAACTTCAACACGCCGCTGGACAACAACCTGCTGTGGGTCTACGAAGGCCAGACGCAATACTGGGGCCAGGTGCTGACCGCCCGTTCCGGCCTGGCGCAGCAGGCCAGCGTGCGCGACATGATCGCCAACATGGCGGCCACGTATTCGAACGTGCAGGGCCGCAGCTGGCGCCCGGTGGTGGACACGACGAACGACCCGATCATCAGCCAGCGCCGCCCGCAGGTATGGCCGAACTGGCAGCGCAGCGAAGACTACTACTCGGAAGGCGCGCTGATCTGGCTGGACGTCGACACGAAGATCCGTGAACTCTCGGGCGATAAACGCTCACTGGATGACTTTGCCCGCGTGTTCTTCGGCGTCGACAACGGCGTGATCCAGGCAAAGCACTACACGTTCGACGACGTGGTTAAAGCCCTGAACGGCGTGCAGGCATTCGACTGGGCGCCGTTCCTGAAAAAACGCGTCGAGGAAACTGGCCCGGCCCCATTGGACGGCCTGGCCCGCGCCGGCTGGAAGCTCGTCTACGCCGACAAGCCGACCGACTTCCTGAAGGGCGTCGAGGACGTGAGCAAGACGGCGAACTTCCAGTACTCGCTGGGCTTCTCGGTGGGCAGCGACGGCAAGATCGTCGCGATCGTGTGGGATGGTCCCGGCTTCAAGGCGGGCCTGTCCGGCAACACCACGCTGGTGGCTGTCAACGGCCGCGCCTACAAGCCGGAACTGCTGCGCGCGGCCGTCACGGCGGCCACGAAGGACAGCAAGCCGATCGACCTGCTGGTCAAGCGCGGCAACGATTACCGCACCGTATCGCTCGATTACCACGGTGGCCTGAAGTACCCGCGCCTCGAGCGCATCGAGGGCACGCCGGACCGCCTGCAAGCGATCCTGCAGCCTCGCAAATAA
- a CDS encoding Hsp20 family protein, translating to MRTFDLTPLYRTAIGFDRLAQMLNSAESQPSYPPYNIELVSEDQYRIVMALAGFDRSEIDITSERDTLHITGRKQKDTVERTFLHRGIAARDFEQRFQLANHVKVTGASFQNGMLTIDLVREVPEALKPRKIEIGGSTESAPAIEQSRAAA from the coding sequence ATGCGTACTTTTGACCTGACTCCGCTGTACCGTACCGCCATCGGCTTCGACCGCCTGGCCCAGATGCTGAACAGCGCTGAATCCCAGCCCAGCTATCCCCCGTATAACATCGAACTCGTGTCCGAGGACCAGTACCGCATCGTGATGGCGCTGGCCGGTTTCGACCGTTCGGAAATCGACATCACCAGCGAGCGCGATACGCTGCACATCACTGGCCGCAAGCAGAAAGATACGGTGGAACGCACGTTCCTGCACCGTGGCATTGCCGCCCGCGACTTCGAGCAGCGCTTCCAGCTGGCCAACCATGTGAAGGTCACCGGCGCGTCGTTCCAGAACGGCATGCTGACGATCGACCTGGTGCGTGAAGTGCCCGAGGCGCTGAAGCCCCGCAAGATCGAGATCGGCGGCAGCACCGAGAGTGCGCCCGCGATCGAGCAATCGCGCGCCGCGGCTTAA
- a CDS encoding Hsp20 family protein, translating into MRTFDLTPLYRTAIGIDRLANQLNAAEAPTYPPYNVELVAEDKYRIVMALAGFDRSELDINTERDSLVITGRKQKDAVERTFLHRGIAARDFEQRFQLADHVKVTGAGFDNGMLTIDLVREVPEAYRPRKIAIDGVTNNVTALEQKRDAA; encoded by the coding sequence ATGCGTACTTTTGACCTGACCCCCCTGTACCGTACCGCCATCGGCATCGACCGCCTGGCCAACCAGCTGAACGCCGCCGAGGCTCCCACCTATCCGCCGTATAACGTGGAACTGGTGGCCGAAGACAAATACCGCATCGTGATGGCGCTGGCCGGCTTCGACCGCTCCGAGCTGGACATCAATACCGAGCGCGATTCGCTGGTGATCACCGGCCGCAAGCAGAAGGACGCCGTGGAGCGCACCTTCCTGCACCGCGGTATCGCGGCCCGCGACTTCGAGCAGCGTTTCCAGCTGGCCGACCACGTGAAGGTCACCGGCGCCGGGTTCGACAACGGCATGCTGACGATCGACCTGGTGCGCGAAGTGCCGGAAGCCTACCGGCCGCGTAAGATCGCGATCGACGGCGTGACCAATAACGTCACCGCGCTGGAACAGAAGCGCGACGCCGCGTAA
- a CDS encoding Do family serine endopeptidase: MKRLVLALCAVGVLGAGAAIAVQGSHDAPAVGAQVGTTPAPAVPANAAAGAPAPTPAPMIALPDFSVIASRNGPAVVNISTTGSVKAAYDNRGEPFADDPFFEFFRRFQGPQGPQRGGREAPSHGVGSGFIVSSDGLILTNAHVVRDASEVTVKLTDRREFRAKVLGSDPKTDVAVLKIDARNLPVVPLGRSMDTKVGEWVLAIGSPFGLENTVTAGVVSAKGRALDDGSVPFIQTDVAVNPGNSGGPLFNTKGEVVGINSQIYSQTGGYQGLSFAIPIDVAQRIQEQIVTTGKVVHAKLGVVAQEVDQSFADSFNLPSPEGALIVNVEKGSAAEQAGLKPGDVVRSINGQKIVGSGELSAYVALAKPGDKVALDVWREGKAVALAGKLGNATERSLASVDSDEPAAKSRLGLALRPLDPLEKQAVGLGAGLVIERAGGAAASAGLQPGDVLLSVNGRPVNSVEQVRDVVAKSSKSVALLIQRGEERIFIPVRLG, translated from the coding sequence ATGAAACGCCTGGTCCTGGCCCTGTGCGCGGTAGGCGTACTGGGCGCAGGCGCGGCAATCGCAGTGCAGGGTAGCCATGATGCGCCGGCCGTCGGCGCGCAGGTCGGCACCACGCCGGCACCCGCCGTGCCGGCCAATGCCGCCGCGGGCGCCCCGGCGCCGACGCCGGCGCCAATGATCGCGCTGCCCGATTTTTCCGTGATCGCGTCGCGCAATGGCCCGGCCGTCGTCAACATCAGCACGACCGGCAGCGTGAAGGCGGCCTATGACAATCGCGGCGAACCGTTCGCCGACGATCCGTTCTTTGAATTCTTCCGCCGCTTCCAGGGCCCGCAAGGCCCGCAGCGGGGCGGGCGCGAGGCGCCGAGCCATGGCGTGGGCTCCGGCTTCATCGTCAGCAGCGATGGCCTGATCCTCACCAACGCCCACGTGGTGCGCGATGCCAGCGAGGTGACCGTGAAGCTGACGGACCGCCGCGAGTTCCGCGCCAAGGTGCTCGGCTCCGACCCGAAAACCGACGTGGCCGTGCTGAAGATCGACGCCAGGAACCTGCCCGTGGTGCCGCTGGGCCGGTCGATGGACACGAAGGTGGGCGAATGGGTGCTGGCGATCGGCTCGCCGTTCGGCCTGGAAAACACCGTGACGGCCGGCGTGGTCAGCGCCAAGGGTCGCGCACTGGACGATGGCAGTGTGCCGTTCATCCAGACCGACGTGGCGGTCAACCCCGGCAACTCGGGCGGCCCGCTGTTCAACACGAAGGGCGAAGTGGTCGGCATCAATTCGCAGATCTACAGCCAGACCGGCGGTTACCAGGGCCTGTCGTTCGCAATCCCGATCGACGTGGCGCAGCGCATCCAGGAGCAGATCGTCACCACCGGCAAGGTCGTGCACGCGAAGCTGGGCGTGGTGGCGCAGGAAGTGGACCAGAGCTTTGCCGATTCGTTCAACCTGCCGTCGCCGGAAGGCGCGCTGATCGTCAACGTGGAAAAGGGCAGCGCCGCCGAGCAGGCGGGCCTGAAGCCAGGCGACGTGGTGCGTTCCATCAACGGCCAGAAGATCGTCGGCTCCGGCGAACTGTCGGCCTACGTGGCGCTGGCCAAGCCGGGCGACAAGGTGGCGCTCGATGTCTGGCGCGAGGGTAAGGCCGTTGCGCTGGCGGGCAAGCTGGGCAATGCCACCGAGCGTTCGCTGGCGAGCGTGGACAGCGATGAGCCTGCGGCGAAATCGCGCCTGGGCCTGGCCCTGCGCCCGCTCGACCCGCTGGAAAAGCAGGCGGTCGGGCTGGGCGCCGGCCTCGTCATCGAACGGGCTGGCGGCGCGGCCGCCAGCGCCGGCCTGCAGCCGGGCGACGTGCTGCTGTCCGTGAATGGCCGGCCCGTCAACTCGGTCGAGCAGGTGCGCGACGTGGTGGCGAAATCGTCGAAGTCCGTGGCGCTGCTGATCCAGCGCGGCGAGGAACGCATTTTTATTCCCGTGCGATTGGGATAA
- a CDS encoding response regulator, with protein sequence MRLLLVEDDVMIGEVVLDLLRAEHYAVDWVKDGDMADTALQTQTYDLVLLDLGLPRKDGLEVLRSMRLRKELTPVLVATARDAVEQRIAGLDAGADDYVLKPYDLDELLARIRALLRRSAGRAEPVFEHKGVSINPQTREVIANGVQVNLSAREWAVLEALIARPGIVLSRAQLEEKLYSWKDEVNSNAVEVYIHGLRKKLGAELIQNVRGLGYMVPKA encoded by the coding sequence ATGCGACTGCTGCTCGTGGAAGATGATGTGATGATCGGCGAGGTGGTGCTGGACCTGCTGCGCGCCGAACACTATGCGGTCGACTGGGTGAAGGACGGCGACATGGCCGACACCGCGCTACAGACCCAGACCTACGACCTGGTGCTGCTGGACCTGGGCCTGCCGCGCAAGGACGGGCTCGAGGTGCTGCGCTCGATGCGCCTGCGCAAGGAGCTCACACCGGTGCTGGTGGCCACGGCGCGCGACGCCGTCGAGCAGCGCATCGCCGGCCTCGATGCGGGGGCCGACGACTACGTGCTCAAGCCCTACGATCTCGACGAGCTGCTGGCCCGCATCCGCGCGCTGCTGCGCCGCTCGGCCGGCCGCGCCGAACCCGTGTTCGAGCACAAGGGCGTGTCGATCAATCCGCAGACGCGCGAAGTGATCGCCAATGGCGTGCAGGTCAACCTGTCCGCCCGCGAATGGGCCGTGCTGGAGGCGCTGATCGCGCGGCCCGGCATCGTGCTGTCGCGCGCCCAGCTCGAGGAAAAGCTGTACAGCTGGAAAGATGAAGTCAACAGCAATGCCGTCGAGGTCTATATCCATGGCCTGCGCAAGAAGCTGGGCGCGGAACTGATCCAGAACGTGCGCGGCCTCGGCTACATGGTGCCGAAAGCATGA